A window from Malania oleifera isolate guangnan ecotype guangnan chromosome 7, ASM2987363v1, whole genome shotgun sequence encodes these proteins:
- the LOC131160616 gene encoding pentatricopeptide repeat-containing protein At5g42450, mitochondrial, with amino-acid sequence MKSTMHSLFLSQSNFRLRRKAHTSACAYLSEIRKSHGHAIKLGTSAFESDVVGAYCEQNAFFDACQLFDEMPDWDVISATAIIGRFARVHRHEEAICLFSRMLALGIRPSEFTFGTVIHSTIALRDINLGKQLHACALKVGLGSNVFVGSAVLDIYAKLSTVEEAKRAFEDTHEPNVVSYTTLICGYLKKGRFEDALRIFKEMPERNVVSWNAMIGGYSQTGHNEEAVNLFVKMWREGVLPNQSTFPCAFSAAANIAAPGIGRSFHACAVKSLGKLDVFVGNSLVSFYAKCGNMEDSLLVFNELTKRNVVSWNAIICGYAQNGKAKEALDFFEKLQVTDLRHNSVTLLGLFLACNHAGFVDEGKLYFNRARLEEPELLKPEHYACMVDLLSRSGHFQEAETLLCNLPFDPGIGFWKALLGGCQIHSNKELGEFASRQILALDPDDASSYVMLSNAHSAAGRWQNVSTIRKEMEEKGMKRIPGCSWIEIRCKVNVFVTGDKNREQRDDIYAALRLCTEHMRDSLAPNLLTET; translated from the coding sequence ATGAAATCCACAATGCACAGCCTTTTTCTCTCTCAATCCAACTTTAGACTGCGCAGGAAAGCCCACACTTCAGCTTGTGCTTATCTTTCTGAAATCCGAAAATCTCATGGGCATGCCATCAAACTAGGGACCTCAGCTTTTGAATCAGACGTTGTTGGAGCTTACTGCGAACAGAATGCATTCTTTGATGCTTGTCAATTGTTCGATGAAATGCCTGACTGGGATGTCATATCGGCCACCGCCATAATTGGTCGCTTTGCACGGGTCCACCGTCACGAAGAGGCCATCTGTCTCTTCTCAAGGATGCTTGCGTTGGGCATCAGACCCAGTGAGTTCACCTTTGGAACCGTGATTCACTCGACCATTGCTCTACGAGACATTAATTTAGGCAAGCAACTTCATGCTTGCGCATTGAAGGTGGGCCTTGGATCAAACGTCTTTGTGGGTAGTGCAGTCCTTGATATCTATGCCAAGCTGAGCACTGTTGAGGAAgctaagagagcttttgaagatacCCACGAGCCCAATGTAGTTTCTTACACGACTTTGATATGTGGATACCTGAAGAAAGGAAGATTTGAAGATGCTCTCCGGATATTTAAGGAGATGCCCGAGAGAAATGTTGTTTCCTGGAATGCTATGATTGGAGGGTATAGCCAAACGGGTCATAATGAAGAGGCTGTGAATCTTTTTGTTAAAATGTGGAGAGAAGGCGTGTTGCCTAATCAATCTACTTTTCCCTGTGCTTTTAGTGCAGCTGCTAATATAGCTGCACCTGGGATTGGCAGAAGTTTTCACGCCTGTGCAGTTAAGTCCTTGGGTAAGCTTGATGTGTTTGTTGGCAATTCTTTAGTAAGCTTTTATGCAAAATGTGGAAACATGGAAGATAGTCTTTTGGTTTTTAATGAACTTACCAAAAGAAATGTTGTTTCTTGGAATGCCATTATATGTGGTTATGCACAGAATGGGAAAGCAAAAGAGGCACTAGATTTCTTTGAAAAATTGCAGGTTACAGATCTTCGACACAACAGTGTTACACTTCTTGGTCTATTCTTGGCTTGTAACCATGCTGGCTTTGTTGATGAGGGCAAACTGTATTTTAATAGGGCAAGACTGGAGGAACCCGAGTTGCTAAAACCTGAgcactatgcatgcatggttgatTTACTATCCCGTTCTGGACATTTCCAGGAAGCAGAGACGCTTCTTTGCAACTTGCCTTTTGATCCTGGTATTGGGTTTTGGAAGGCTTTGCTTGGAGGCTGTCAGATCCACTCAAATAAGGAGCTGGGAGAGTTTGCATCCCGACAGATCCTGGCTTTGGATCCTGATGATGCGTCATCTTATGTAATGCTATCAAATGCACATTCTGCAGCTGGCAGATGGCAGAATGTCTCAACAATTAGGAAAGAGATGGAGGAGAAGGGGATGAAGAGGATTCCAGGTTGCAGTTGGATTGAGATCAGATGTAAAGTAAATGTTTTTGTTACTGGGGACAAGAACCGTGAGCAGAGAGATGACATATATGCTGCACTGAGGCTCTGTACTGAGCATATGAGGGATAGCCTAGCTCCCAATTTGCTAACAgaaacttga